Proteins encoded together in one Candidatus Methylomirabilota bacterium window:
- a CDS encoding MBL fold metallo-hydrolase: MARLAPLPPDADQVIFVGSGGGRMTTALQARSTGGLWVVLDGARLHVDPGPGALAHVRARTLALDPARLDAVVLTHKHLDHSGDVNAMIEAMTEGGTRPRGLVLAPRDAYETDPVILHYVRAYAGKTEVLEAGGHYPIGDMVLETPLRLRHPVETYGLRLVGRRHTIGLIACTGYFPELETVFRTDLLILNVVFREPRDEIHLALPDARRLIDAIRPRLAVITHFGLTMLRARPWELAEALSHDTGVRVLAARDRWRLGLDDALGE, from the coding sequence GTGGCTCGACTGGCCCCGCTCCCCCCGGACGCCGACCAGGTCATCTTCGTCGGGTCGGGCGGCGGTCGGATGACCACGGCCCTGCAGGCCCGGTCCACCGGAGGCCTGTGGGTCGTCCTCGACGGCGCCCGTCTCCACGTGGACCCGGGACCCGGCGCCCTCGCGCACGTGCGAGCGCGGACCCTCGCCCTGGATCCCGCCCGCCTCGACGCCGTCGTGCTCACCCACAAGCACCTCGATCACTCGGGCGACGTCAACGCCATGATCGAGGCGATGACGGAGGGCGGGACCCGTCCCCGCGGCCTGGTCCTCGCCCCCCGGGACGCCTACGAGACCGACCCCGTGATCCTGCACTACGTCCGCGCCTACGCGGGCAAGACCGAGGTCCTCGAGGCCGGCGGACACTACCCGATCGGAGACATGGTGCTCGAGACGCCGCTTCGGCTGCGCCATCCGGTCGAGACGTACGGCCTCCGCCTCGTCGGCCGCCGCCACACGATCGGGCTCATCGCCTGCACGGGGTATTTCCCGGAGCTCGAGACGGTCTTCCGGACCGACCTCCTGATCCTCAACGTCGTGTTCCGCGAGCCGCGCGACGAGATCCACCTGGCCCTCCCGGACGCCCGCCGCCTGATCGACGCCATCCGGCCCCGGCTGGCCGTCATCACGCACTTCGGGCTCACGATGCTGCGGGCGCGCCCCTGGGAGCTGGCCGAGGCGCTCAGCCACGACACGGGCGTGCGCGTCCTGGCCGCCCGGGACCGCTGGCGCCTCGGCCTCGACGACGCGCTCGGCGAGTAG
- a CDS encoding MoaD/ThiS family protein: MKVILRNRGQELTLTGRRRVKDLLTELGVLPETVLVIRGRELLTADEVVREDDVVEVRPVISGGRR, translated from the coding sequence ATGAAAGTCATCCTGCGGAACCGGGGCCAGGAGCTCACGCTGACGGGGCGCCGGCGGGTCAAGGACCTGCTGACCGAGTTGGGGGTCCTGCCCGAGACGGTGCTGGTGATCCGCGGCCGTGAGCTCTTGACGGCGGACGAGGTGGTCCGGGAGGACGACGTCGTCGAGGTGCGCCCGGTCATCTCGGGGGGTCGCCGATGA
- a CDS encoding ATP-binding protein, with the protein MKCKKCGGRAVLELRRHNTAFCADDFLGFFRHHTLETVRRWKMFGREESVLVAVSGGKDSLALWDVLHAAGYNTAGLYIDLGIFDYSRESKAKCEVFAAERGARLIVVGVADAVGAGIPQVKDVTRRPTCSACGLSKRYIMNRAALEHGFAVVATGHNLDDEAATLFGSTLRWDESSLARQSPVLEATHPKLVRRVKPLFRLSERETAAYAFLRGIDYIVEECPFARGATSLAHKEVLNRLEDVSPGAKAAFLTNYLDRARHRFQAGDPVDLRECLRCGQTTTGEVCAFCKLSDQVRRAGRPPAGPPGAAVPTDPAESRGLISDLQAASEIHAS; encoded by the coding sequence ATGAAGTGCAAGAAGTGCGGCGGCCGCGCGGTGCTCGAGCTCCGGCGCCACAACACCGCCTTTTGCGCCGACGACTTCCTCGGCTTCTTCCGGCATCACACGCTCGAGACCGTCCGGCGCTGGAAGATGTTCGGGCGCGAGGAGTCGGTGCTGGTGGCCGTGTCCGGCGGCAAGGACTCGCTGGCGCTCTGGGATGTGCTCCACGCGGCCGGCTACAACACGGCCGGGCTGTACATCGACCTCGGGATCTTCGATTACTCGCGCGAATCGAAGGCGAAGTGTGAGGTCTTCGCGGCCGAGCGGGGCGCCCGGCTGATCGTCGTCGGGGTGGCCGACGCCGTCGGCGCCGGCATCCCTCAGGTCAAGGACGTGACCCGACGCCCCACCTGTTCGGCCTGCGGCCTCTCCAAACGCTACATCATGAACCGCGCCGCCCTCGAGCACGGCTTCGCGGTGGTCGCGACCGGCCACAACCTGGACGACGAGGCCGCCACCCTGTTCGGCTCGACCCTCCGCTGGGACGAGTCCTCGCTCGCGCGCCAGAGTCCCGTCCTGGAGGCGACGCACCCCAAGCTGGTCCGGCGGGTCAAGCCGCTGTTCCGGCTGAGCGAGCGGGAGACGGCGGCCTACGCCTTCCTGCGCGGCATCGACTACATCGTCGAGGAGTGCCCTTTCGCGCGGGGCGCCACGTCGCTCGCCCACAAGGAGGTCCTCAACCGACTGGAGGACGTCTCGCCCGGCGCCAAGGCGGCGTTTCTCACCAACTATCTCGACCGCGCGCGCCACCGCTTCCAGGCCGGCGACCCGGTCGACCTGCGCGAGTGCCTGCGCTGCGGGCAGACGACCACCGGCGAGGTGTGCGCGTTCTGCAAGCTCTCGGACCAGGTCCGCCGCGCGGGCCGGCCGCCCGCCGGCCCCCCGGGGGCGGCGGTTCCGACCGACCCGGCCGAGTCGCGCGGCCTGATCTCGGACCTCCAGGCGGCGTCCGAGATCCACGCTTCCTGA